The following coding sequences lie in one Candidatus Eremiobacterota bacterium genomic window:
- a CDS encoding cupin domain-containing protein gives MLKVNTKEIAEETWASPKGKFVCAGVQVSEALGRKPNSTDLRERHPFDVEIQRIPPGKRNYPYHSHSAQWEFYHVISGTGTVRHDEGTTAIEPGDAFIFEPGKPHQLINDGTEDLVLYVIADNPIGSTSDYPDSNKWSVGPPDRRILVRSEPLDYFDGEE, from the coding sequence ATGCTCAAAGTTAACACGAAAGAAATCGCCGAAGAGACGTGGGCGTCGCCGAAGGGAAAGTTTGTTTGCGCGGGTGTCCAGGTGTCGGAGGCCTTAGGCCGTAAGCCGAACAGCACCGACCTTCGCGAACGCCACCCCTTTGACGTTGAGATTCAGCGCATCCCTCCGGGGAAGCGCAACTATCCATATCATTCCCACAGCGCCCAGTGGGAATTCTATCATGTGATCTCCGGCACAGGGACCGTTCGGCACGATGAAGGGACGACCGCGATAGAACCGGGCGACGCATTCATCTTCGAACCCGGCAAACCGCATCAGCTCATTAACGACGGCACTGAAGACTTAGTATTGTACGTCATTGCGGACAATCCGATTGGTAGCACGAGCGATTACCCCGACAGCAACAAATGGTCGGTGGGGCCGCCGGATCGCCGAATCCTCGTGCGTTCGGAGCCGCTCGACTACTTTGACGGCGAGGAATAA
- a CDS encoding winged helix-turn-helix transcriptional regulator yields the protein MPGTARLDASLGAVFGALANEQRRAIVVRLAQSSVSTPEVASQFEFTKQALSRHVAILEDAGLVRRTMRGRTYDLVLVPEPLDHISRWLVEIRRGWCASLDRLDQVLRSKDHD from the coding sequence ATGCCTGGAACCGCGCGACTAGATGCTTCGCTCGGCGCCGTCTTCGGGGCGCTCGCGAACGAACAGCGCCGTGCAATAGTTGTGCGGTTAGCGCAGAGCTCGGTAAGCACACCGGAAGTCGCTTCGCAGTTTGAGTTTACAAAACAAGCTCTTAGCCGCCACGTGGCAATCTTGGAAGATGCCGGTTTGGTGAGGCGAACGATGCGCGGCCGAACGTACGACCTGGTGCTGGTTCCGGAGCCACTGGATCACATCTCACGATGGCTAGTCGAAATTCGTCGGGGCTGGTGCGCCAGTCTCGACCGGCTCGACCAGGTATTAAGGAGCAAGGATCATGACTGA
- a CDS encoding ATP-binding protein — translation MCTRGVLWRYESSDAIDCLTERRNFLEAVREHRDWEVDDEAAKVVFTELVANVVRHAPGPIEVTLECDGCSLLLNVSDRGSGFAYEPKLPENLLAEGGRGLYIVSRLATEVRIEVNKRLGLNVAAKLPARKMNNRAARSSGHH, via the coding sequence ATGTGCACGCGTGGGGTGCTGTGGCGGTACGAAAGCTCAGATGCCATAGATTGCCTCACCGAGCGCCGAAATTTCCTCGAGGCCGTTCGAGAGCACCGAGACTGGGAAGTCGACGACGAGGCGGCCAAAGTCGTTTTCACGGAACTGGTTGCTAATGTCGTGAGGCATGCGCCCGGGCCGATTGAGGTCACGCTGGAATGCGATGGATGCAGCCTCCTGCTGAACGTTTCGGATCGCGGCTCGGGATTCGCATACGAGCCGAAACTCCCCGAGAACCTGCTCGCCGAAGGGGGACGCGGCCTCTATATCGTTTCGCGGCTTGCGACCGAGGTTCGCATTGAGGTGAATAAGAGGCTCGGCTTGAACGTCGCTGCAAAATTACCCGCGCGCAAGATGAACAACCGGGCCGCTCGTTCGAGCGGTCACCATTGA
- a CDS encoding SRPBCC domain-containing protein produces the protein MTERFIAQREFAVQPEALFAAWTEVSILSRWFGCGDDTLWTVHEWDVREGGAILVSLDFDGKPFEVHGEFLIVDPPRRLSYRWDADQTVNVTIERSGNGSLLTLEHQWPPTNEDRSMLDAGWKNALEQLRHLVEDAVAP, from the coding sequence ATGACTGAGCGATTCATTGCCCAGCGCGAATTCGCAGTTCAGCCGGAAGCGCTTTTTGCGGCGTGGACTGAGGTTTCCATACTGAGCCGGTGGTTCGGATGCGGCGACGATACGTTATGGACTGTGCACGAATGGGACGTTCGCGAAGGAGGCGCCATTCTGGTCAGCCTCGATTTCGACGGAAAGCCGTTTGAGGTTCACGGAGAGTTTCTCATTGTAGACCCGCCGCGGCGGCTTTCCTACCGCTGGGACGCCGACCAGACGGTGAACGTAACAATCGAGCGTAGCGGCAATGGCTCATTGTTGACGCTCGAGCACCAATGGCCGCCGACAAACGAAGACCGCTCGATGCTCGACGCCGGCTGGAAGAACGCGCTCGAGCAACTGCGGCACTTAGTGGAAGACGCAGTCGCCCCGTGA
- a CDS encoding pirin family protein, with the protein MQAASFSVQRAADRACFDHGWLKTCHSFSFASYYDPQNVNWGALRVLNDDVVAPGQGFPTHPHRDMEIITYVLAGHLEHTDSTGSHGVVGPGGAQFMSAGTGVQHSEFNYSKDRPLHFLQMWVLPRELGSRPAYGQIEFTDGERLNRWLPVASGYPKVEAPVKITADAAFLVTHVADGAFVRHPFAPHRLGFLFLAAGTANVEALSETDEVVASESLSAGDAVRMSNIGRVILRADREAIAVLWDLAKEDLHT; encoded by the coding sequence ATACAGGCTGCCTCGTTTTCCGTCCAGCGTGCAGCCGATCGCGCGTGTTTCGATCATGGCTGGTTGAAGACGTGCCACTCGTTTAGTTTCGCGAGCTACTACGATCCGCAGAACGTCAACTGGGGAGCGCTACGAGTGCTCAATGACGATGTCGTCGCTCCGGGCCAGGGTTTCCCGACGCATCCGCATCGAGACATGGAAATCATCACGTACGTGCTCGCGGGGCATCTGGAGCATACCGATTCGACCGGCAGCCATGGCGTCGTCGGTCCCGGGGGCGCGCAGTTCATGAGTGCCGGTACCGGCGTGCAGCATTCCGAATTCAATTATTCGAAAGACCGTCCGCTGCACTTCTTGCAGATGTGGGTCTTACCGCGTGAGTTGGGGTCCCGTCCCGCCTACGGACAAATCGAGTTTACCGACGGCGAGCGGCTCAATCGGTGGCTCCCCGTTGCGAGCGGTTATCCGAAAGTCGAGGCGCCGGTTAAAATTACCGCCGATGCGGCATTCTTAGTGACGCATGTCGCGGACGGTGCCTTCGTACGCCACCCGTTTGCGCCCCACCGTTTGGGCTTTCTCTTTCTTGCCGCGGGCACAGCAAACGTTGAGGCGTTGAGCGAGACCGACGAAGTCGTCGCCAGCGAATCATTGAGCGCCGGCGACGCGGTTCGCATGTCGAACATTGGGCGCGTGATTCTTCGCGCGGACCGGGAGGCCATCGCGGTTCTGTGGGATCTTGCGAAAGAGGATCTGCACACTTAA